CCTTGCACACAATCAACAAAAGATACTAGAACGCTCTGTTTCCGTGTTCCTTAGAACCAAATGGGGCATTAAACTAACACAGCTCAAGCAGCAAATTTGAACTTGGTGTTCCATTATCAAAGCAGAGAGCTGATGGGGTGAATTTATGTTCAGCTTGGGGGGAGTTAAAGCCAGATGAACGAAACCCGGACCTCTGATTATAAAGCACTTAGGTTAGACAACTTGAGCCTTTGCTCGTGTCTGTATAGTTTCACATGAGCACTTAAATATAGCTGCCGCTCAGACACGCTGCAGACACGTGACAGAAAGCACATCAAACTCTTTAAGCAGCCAAATGTGTAAATATAGTATTGCCAAAGTTTAGCCCATCATAAAGACCATGATGCTGTCATGTGAGGAAACTGTAAGCCAGCGCATTGCGTTATTAATGCAGCGGCTGTGTTGCAAGCACGTATTTCACCATTGATCATAATCCATCCAGATTTCTCATCAGGACTGTCAACACGGCGCCGCCAAATATGGCCCcattgattttttattttttttgtaaatgacaTCACTGTTGGCTCGGGGCGTGCTGTTCTATTCCAGCCTGAATGTATGTGCACAACGTGTTCTTCACACTGCCCCAATGAAGGAACCGTCCATTTGTCATTGAGATGCAATAACCATCTGACTGTGGGTGTGTTTTAGATCTGTGCCTATGTTCACTTGCATCTAAAAACACGTCAAATCTTTAGGCTTCATTACATCTTTATACTTACTTTACTTTGCGCGTCTACCTGATGTGTCCATTTTGGccaagcctttttttaaaaatttgtaCAAGGCAGTAAAatgttcatattttaaaaagaagtgtGAACTCTTTGGCTAAGATTTGCTGTTTGTAGTGCGCGGCGATGAGTTGTTGCGTGAGTGAGGAGTTCGTGCACACGCGTCTGCGCTGCACATGTGCGCGTCGTGATGCTCTATTCCTGCACGTGTGGTTGGGCGATGCAGACAGACCATAAACAATGGTGTATTTGTTTGAATAGGCTTATTCCAGGGACCGCTTTTGGTCTTTCCTTAATGACTAAAATGGCCCTTTGAATTAAGACTGACCTCTGCTTGTCATGGCGGAAAGGTTAACAACCCTGGGACAGTGAGGTAGTGTTGAGGGTGAATCACTCCATGACCATTAGTGACTCATCGGGGAGGTGGGACTGGAAGGAAGAGTCGTGACAGCCCTTCAGtgattgtcattttaaaaaataaaaaattgggggaatgttaaaaaaaaaaggtactgCAGACCAAAAGATAGTGTTACCAAAGTTAGGTTCAACAATTTTGAGAAAATCCTCATGTTTTACTGGGGACGTGACACTGGGCTGTTGCAATGGTCTGAGTCATGGCTGAGCGTCACAGGATATATAAATCACAGGGGCCTCAGTCCACATTCCTGCGAGGACACACTCGGAATAAGCCCCTTTTTTGCCgtgaaaataaaaagcctggGTATCATAGCCATACCATGCATACCATAGCATAGATGAGCAGAAACCATTAAAAGGAAACATTCTCTGAGACATCTGGCTGAGTCAATTAACGACCATTTATTCCTAAACGTGGCACCGTACTCAGAACAGAAACAAGGTCATACTTTTGTACTTTACGCCGCTGTTAAATGATCCTTTCAGCCCAGAGAACGTGACAATATTGGTATTTTTATTGTTGCTTAAAAATATTATTGAAGAACATGTCAAAATTTTTGGAATTACTCACCGCTGGTCTCTCCTCAGAACGCTGTCTGGAAGAGCACGAGCTGGTGGTTCAGGTGCAGGCGTCCATGAACAGCGACAGCAGATTCCTCTTCAGGAAGAACTATGCCAAATATGAATTCTTCAGAAACCCGCTggtaattgctttttttttgtgcgtgtgcCTGTTTCTCTACTTCCCCATTTCAAAACCATGTCACAtttcttgtttatttcatttgatgtGTGTAAGTTACGCTTGCTTGGATTGTTTGGATTGTTCTCGGTGTTGTCTGTGACAAAGCGTCACTTCATGCCTTTAATCTGGTGAAGTATTTTGACTGGCGACCGCACTAATGAGATTCGcatgacatttctttttttgtcacattttccaACACTGTAATTGTTGTCACAGTGGTTgatattttctgtctgtctgcatgcctCCTCctacctccttctcctcctcctcttcctgttctccaaCCAGACATTTTTCCCAGAGCACATGGTTGCATGGTGCCAGGAAAGCAGTCGCACGATTCCACCgtctcagctccttcaggtacGTGCAGCACGCATTAGCCAGCTCCCGCCTTTCGCATCAGATTTTTGCACCCCTACACCCGAACCTGATACACTTCACCTCTGACCCCGAGGCGGCGCGCCGTGTCAGAGCCTTCCGTGATAACTACTGTTTATCTCACGCTGACACACGACTGTCTGCACCACACACGCCACAAGCTCACACctgtgatagatagatagatagttgGAATGAGGTTTTACATTACCATAAATTCACACACGAACAAAAAAAAGCCTGCTGGAGATTTGTTGTCAAAGGTCTGAGGACTTAAACGCATCGTGCTTCTCTCCTGCATTAATAATAGAGCTGTCAGACGAACAGCAACGCATGGAATCCGCCCCTCCACCTCCCACAAAGCTTTTAACTCCCGTGTCAATCACATCGACGATACACTCCGAACACGCAGGAGCCAGTCATGTGTTACAGGTTGTGATCTGGGGTGGTCCAGTCGGAGATAGTTTCTGACCCCGGCTCAACAAGGTGTTCCTGATATTTTCAGTTGCCCAGGAACCATTGGTGTGCAGCGTCagggggaggaaaaagctcTCCAATTGTATCCTCCGTGCGAGCGTGTGTGCGCCGCAGATGTTCGGAAAAATGCTCACGCGTGAGGCCCGTTGTAGAACATTTCCTAAACACTGGGAAACACGAGCATTCAATATTGAGGAATCCTCTGGAAATGTTTACCTTCTAGCAACACGCCACAGATTCCGAATCAGCTGTAATAACTTTACCTGCCAGTTTTGATGTGAAATTTTAGGAAACCAGGAAACCACAAACACCAATACTCCAGAGACCCacaatttattgttttttccctccacaagAAAGGCTCCATGTTTTTGCTTAACGTATGTGACAGATTTGTCCGAACAGACTCATTTCTATGTTGATGCATCAAGTGTAAATATCTGATGTGCATTCTTTTTGCCCTTTATGAGCTCACAACCAGCACTCTTAGAGTCCTTTTTTTCTGTAATTTTGGTTGCTGGCTCAAGCTCCGCAAATTCAAGCCTTCTTATCCCCGACACCAGAGCAACGTTCTGCGGTCTGCCATCGATGCCCACATGACTCCGTGTTGTTTGCCCAAAAGCAATAGCCTCCTGTCTGCGGCTGCTGATGTGATcctcttttttaaaacattatcgGCTGAACAGCAGAACTAACGTCTTTCTCTCCCCATTTCTGTTGCAGAACTTTCTAGCTAGCACTAGCTGTCCAGAGATCCAGGGCTATCTCTATGTAAAGGAGTTGGGAAGGAAGTCGTGGAAGAAAGTTTACATGTTTCTGCGGCGCTCGGGTCTCTACTGCTCCACTAAAGGGACTTCAAAGGTACAAGCAACTCGCTCTTTTCATCTCCAGCGGGCTGAATTAATTTAATTCCAACATTCTTTTGGTTTTATCTTCATAATTAGACTaaatatttatcattttaaacgACACTCTCATCCTAGATCCCATTTTATTCCAATGGCAAGGTTAATATTTGAGATTAAACATGATTATGATCTCTGCCGAACATGCAGAGAGGGATCCCTTTATTGATGTGCCCTCTCTGCATGCATCCCCGCCtgtcagcacccccccccccccccaggccgtttttctctttgatgttcTGACCTATTAATTAATTCTGTCTCCAGGAGCCCAGACATCTACAGTTAGTGGCAGACCTTGAAGACAGCAACATCTTCACTGTTATCACGGGCAAAAAGCAGCACGGTGCACCCACAGACTACGGCTTCTGCGTCAAGGTGAGGTTCTGACAGATGAGGATGAGTTGGAGCTGAATAAATGCCGTAATCATCGACCAGCTGAGTCCCTGCGTTGTAGTGGCATCGATTTCTAATATTGACGAGGCACTGCGGTCGCCATTATTAATtatctctgttttatttttgattctCAGCCTAATAAAGGTCGGGGGGAGATGAAGGAGCTGCGGATGTTCTGTGCCGAGGACGAACAAGGCAGGACTTGTTGGATGACGGCTTTCCGGCTCTTTAAGGTGCTCTTTCTTCTTAAGTGCAACGCTGCAGGGTTCAgggcatcttttttttttaattcaatctGTGAACAGTGTTGTTTAACACGCACTGTCCGCTTGTGTGTTCCAGTACGGGATTGTATTGTACCAGAATTACAAGATTccacagcagagaaaaacactaCTATCACACTTTTCAGCACCTGTGGTGAGTTTGACTTTGTCAAGTTTCGGATGACTAAATCTTCACCATTAAGTGTGTTTGAACACGTACCAAGAAAAGTAGCAAAAGCACAAAATGATAAGAATTCTTAAAATTCTTTCTTTAAAAGCAGTGCTTCAaggctgccccctggtggtaggcaCCAGTGTAGCTGACAAACGTTTCCCATATTTTAGACACCTAATTGATCGTTTCTGTTGTATTTCTTACTTATATCACACAGGATTCGCGTGTCAACCGTCTTTCTTGTCTGTGTGATCGGTGCCGTGCGGCAGCTGTTGACAGGTGTCGACTTTTATAACTCGATATTCTTCCTCCCCGTAGCGGAGCGTGTCAGAGAACTCCCTCGTGGCAATGGACTTCTCAGGGCGGATAGGCAGAGTGATTGACAATCCCGTAGAAGCCCAGAGTGCTGCCATGGAGGAAGGACACGCATGGCGGGTGAGACACAGCCCCAGTTTGTCAGTCACTGCCTTTAACATTGCCAGAAGATCAACTTGTCTAGAGCTATCAGAAGCGTGCCTGTTTGTATCTTTCATCAAAAAAGAGGTTTTTATTGACCACTGACCTGTACTAATCActgttttttattcatctttttgaCATCTCTCTCAGAAGAGGAGTCAAAGAATGAACATTTTAGGCTCCCACAGTCCACTTCACCACTCTTCGTTAAACTCAGGTAAATCCAGAGGCGATCGGATCGACACATTTGTTGGTTTTAAAGTCCGCTTTTTAAGCATGTTTGGTCTCTCCGCAGTCATCCATATAGCTCAGCTGTGGTTCCATGGCAGGATATCCAGAGAAGAATCCCATCGCATCATCCACCAGCAGGGGCAAGTAGACGGGTACGTTTTTCTGTCCGCTGAACATGAAGAAAATTCAAGAAgaggttttctttctctccgttTTTTCTTACATCACACTGCTCTCTCTTGTCACGCAGGTTGTTTCTCGTGAGAGTCAGTCAGAGTAACCCCAAGGCATTTGTGCTAACATTGTGCCATCAtcagaaaatcaaacatttccaGATACTACCGGTACGGACTTTCTTGTGTTTAATTATTATTAGACTTATCACTGTCACACTGAGACAGCAGACTAAAGGTCACCTAAAATTGTAAAAAGGATAGCAGTGTTAGCGCACAGGTCATTTTTAGAAGTAACCGCATGGGTAAAATTGGTCacattctcctctttttcttccgcTGCATGTGCACGCTCTCTCGCCTGCGTCCGCTGATGCCTGCAGTGTGAAGAAGACGGCCAGGTCTTCTTCAGCCTTGACGACGGCGCCACCAAATTTACCGACCTGATTCAGCTGGTGGAGTTCTACCAGCTCAACAGAGGAGTGCTGCCTTGTAAACTCAAACACCCGTGCACCGCTGTGGCCTTatgacaccccccctccccgatcACTCGACCTGACTCTATCTGAAAGAACCTTAGTGTCGGTTGGCTCTTTTTGTTAGTACCTTTACGAAAAGCTGTTGAATTGACTGAATTGAATCGTTGTTTTTATATTGCCGCGAGTCCTCTGGAGACTGCTGGCTTCATGGATTCCTTTTGTGTTCAAACGGATGTTTCGAGGAGTCCGATGCACAAGCCGCTGACAAGTTCCTGCAGTCAAGAACAttagataaaataaaaaacaaaacaaaataatacaCTGCCGTAAGAAATGATGCTGTTGCAAAATCTTCCGCAATCGCGCTGCCCACAGTCACCAGAAGGCTTGGACACAGGGTGCAGCCTTCTCTCTCTTCAGCTGGACAATCATGTGGCTGCCTCTGCTCCCTGAGAACAGTCATTTCATTCAGACTCCATCACACGTACTCCAGACGGGCGGGAGTTAATTATCTCTTTAGCTTTGCACTCATCAAACTGGGAATGGCTTTGCACGGTGCGTGGCTCCTCCACTGTTCCATCCTCTGCCGCCCTCTAGCGGCAGTGACGCGTAAGGACGTCAATGAGATTCTGAGCGTTTTGAACGCTCAGACGTCAAGTCTGCTTCCCAGTCGATGGATTTTCAGATCAACGTGGAGAAAACGGTATAGGAAAAATGTGGAATTGTTTTCTGGAAGcaatgtttgtatttatttttttaacagtagACAAAATCTGCATTGTCCACTTACACAGACTCTCAGAGTTCGGTCATTTTTGAACACACAGGGTTACGTTCATTGCAACTATGTATTTCGTTGTTTATATTTTCTGCTCATTATTCACATAAGCTAAAATAAGATAAGtcagacttcttttttttctcttgaacACTTTATTTCAGGACTGGTGGTTCCCATGCAAAGTCTACAAACCAATAAGCCAGGATCAAATCAAGGTGTCATTCAGGGTAAATCTTGCTTTGGTCATAGCAAAGTGGAAAAGAGAGACAAGCTAAATAACTCTGGGGGAAAGTGAAGCCATAGGCAGTAAATCACTGCAGggagctggacctgctgcaAAACATCCAATGGGCCAACAGCAGAGAGTAGCTTTTTACTCTATTATGAATATTAAATCAACTTGctacaaaaataaaaggacaaCCACTAGCTTTTCAAGAAAGTAGTTGTGAGACGAACCCAGGAGTCCTGTGGGAAACCTTTCTTTACTTCTTTTCAGTCTCCCCACCCTTTTCACAAATTGCCTCATACAGTATTTGTTAGTTCAGGACATGTGGTTTAGGACAGTGCCCTCCGGCTCCACACGGACGATAGACTCAGCATTACATTCCATATATCGTGGCCTTTAACTATCTGGGAATGCTTGTGAACCGTTAGCATCGCATACACAGCATACCCAACAGGACAGATTAGCCTTCGCTTCTACTTCCCAACACGCTTCCCATCATCTTGTCGCACTTTCTTTTGCCTACAGTTATTGAAAAGACGCATGTCAAACAGGAGCGCAAGAGAATCCAAATGTCAAAAGTACCCTTTCATTACTTTAATCCTCCTGATTCTGACCAGCCATAATGAGAGTGTTGAATGGAAACCTGAATCTGGGTTCGAGTGCACTGAAAACATCCGACCTTTGCCTCCTAATGTGCACAATCAGCAGAAATCAGCTGTTTGCCGATCTCAGACGGTGAATAAGAATCCGTGGAGAACTAATAAATGAAATTAACAACACGTTGGGAATTATTTCTGATGAAGGTAACCAACCCTTCTGCTCTTTTTGACTCATCCCTTTCTAAAGTTATTGTCCAGTCTCTGATGGCGGCTCTGGCTCGGTCAGCTGGAGGTTTTAATTCCGGTAGTCCTAACCTTTTAACAGCCATGACTAATTTACATGCAGGTTGTCTTAAAGTACCTTGACCTTCCAAGCTGCAGAAAAGCTGCACTGTTTTGACTCTCTACGCACGGTCCTCCATTATTTATCTAAGATGCAATGACTCAATCAGCTTTTTAAAGTATCGTTGcatcaaaatgtatttatttatctggAAAACTGAGTACTTGAAAATGTTAGGTTTTATTTCTCTGCGCTGTtctgtgctgttttcttttgtcatGACCATGAAATGATTGACCAGTTGAATTATTATTGCTGTAATGACACAATAACAACCGAATGATGtatgttgtgattttttttccccctctgactTCAAACACAGTTTTGTCATTACCAACCATTTGTTATGAAGTGATGTTTTGAACCACACTGGCTCCTGGGGTGTTAGCGGTGTCgatagagggggggggcatgcgGAATGTTGTGACATTTTAGTGGCAGAAAATTACCAAGAGTTCCAGTAAACAtgaacatttctttaaaaatgactctCCTCTGTCGATCTGCtaaaaaaaagctatttttgCATTTCCAACTATGttattatatttaaaatcaCAACCACAGATGTTTTGCTTAAATTCTGCTTAAAACAGTCTATATATTGAAATAATTTACTCTGTTTTCTAAACaggatcatttaaaataaatttaaaatgtgagaATTATTCCTAAATCTCAACAGTGGAGAGAAAAAGGCAGGTTGATCTCATCAGTTCCATTATTTGGGGGTCATTTGTGTCATGTTTGGGATTTCTGTCACTGAGGAACCAGGTGGGTTGTTTTGCTCTTCCTTCTGCTAGGCTGAGATTCAGTCTATTCCCTCTGCAGTCCCAACAGTGCATCACTTTCAGTGCTAAAGGCAGGAAGTCAAATCAGGAAGTGGTAGAAGTCAGGAGAGCTCTTTGGTTCAGCCACGTTTTTGCTCTTAATAGAAATGAATGTAACTGGGTTGCTCAGGGTTGACTTGGCGTGTTTAAAAACTACTGCTCCATCGGTCCTTTTAGGAGTTTTATGTACAAGATGGCGATTTGACTATATTTTCTTCGTGATGTGCACCATTGGTCTGCTAATTGTGATTACTTGAAGCAAAATTAAGTAGATCAAGTAGAATTATCAGTGCTATTAAGACTATTGTTTACACTGtttgttaatttaaaaagaaaaataggcaACAGTAGTTAATTCATAAAAACAATCTCAGAGTTCATATCATATtaggtgtgttttcttttttacaaaaTAAGCACCAGATATTCACATTTCCTAAAGATTAAATCAAACCCCTATCAGTCATTTAAAGAAAGTGCAGTGTCAGCTGTTGCCTTCGATGGTTTCTGTATCTATGAAAAGGACAAGAAACAGGTCTTTTACTGGGACAACGTAAGGGAAGgctgtcatttttattaaaagtgTACTCAAACCTTTCATTAATGACTGCACGTCATATGATTCTGAGACCGAAGGCTCAGGTTCACAATTCAAGTTTACTTTCAGACAAAAGAGGCCCCGATCCTGCAATGATTATGATCTTGACTGTCGTGCATTTTCATATCACTGTCATTGTGCAAAATACCATGGCTGTTAGAAAtgagtacagtacagtacactatatatatatatatatatatatatatatatatatatatatatatatatatatatatattccccATATTCAGGGAATgccacaaagaaaacaaactctTTGTAGTAAGAGAGAGCTCCTGTATTCAATGTGTTTTGCTTCAGTCTGTAAATAATTGTAACCTTTTCAGGTATTTTT
The DNA window shown above is from Takifugu flavidus isolate HTHZ2018 chromosome 10, ASM371156v2, whole genome shotgun sequence and carries:
- the grb10b gene encoding growth factor receptor-bound protein 10 isoform X3 produces the protein MAVAGCPDYFLHHPKYQDNIDRSSNHRQADLIGPAFQQTAHRSSPNHQEDDVDLEALVNDMNSSLESLYSTCSGQQTESTPLLHNGQPCSSHHQHHHQHHHHHHHHIPHNQPRHSHPSDGLSHVSPELPSSSSVDSPQTGLRRSQPMHILAVRSLQEEEQQLRTSSLPAIPNPFPELCSPASSPVLSPGSLPPGEPPTDNYIVKIFSEDGMGKVVEIPADMTARDLCQLLVYKSHCVDDNSWALVEHHPLLGLERCLEEHELVVQVQASMNSDSRFLFRKNYAKYEFFRNPLTFFPEHMVAWCQESSRTIPPSQLLQNFLASTSCPEIQGYLYVKELGRKSWKKVYMFLRRSGLYCSTKGTSKEPRHLQLVADLEDSNIFTVITGKKQHGAPTDYGFCVKPNKGRGEMKELRMFCAEDEQGRTCWMTAFRLFKYGIVLYQNYKIPQQRKTLLSHFSAPVRSVSENSLVAMDFSGRIGRVIDNPVEAQSAAMEEGHAWRKRSQRMNILGSHSPLHHSSLNSVIHIAQLWFHGRISREESHRIIHQQGQVDGLFLVRVSQSNPKAFVLTLCHHQKIKHFQILPCEEDGQVFFSLDDGATKFTDLIQLVEFYQLNRGVLPCKLKHPCTAVAL
- the grb10b gene encoding growth factor receptor-bound protein 10 isoform X1, whose translation is MAVAGCPDYFLHHPKYQQDNIDRSSNHRQADLIGPAFQQTAHRSSPNHQEDDVDLEALVNDMNSSLESLYSTCSGQQTESTPLLHNGQPCSSHHQHHHQHHHHHHHHIPHNQPRHSHPSDGLSHVSPELPSSSSVDSPQTGLRRSQPMHILAVRSLQEEEQQLRTSSLPAIPNPFPELCSPASSPVLSPGSLPPGEPPTDNYIVKIFSEDGMGKVVEIPADMTARDLCQLLVYKSHCVDDNSWALVEHHPLLGLERCLEEHELVVQVQASMNSDSRFLFRKNYAKYEFFRNPLTFFPEHMVAWCQESSRTIPPSQLLQNFLASTSCPEIQGYLYVKELGRKSWKKVYMFLRRSGLYCSTKGTSKEPRHLQLVADLEDSNIFTVITGKKQHGAPTDYGFCVKPNKGRGEMKELRMFCAEDEQGRTCWMTAFRLFKYGIVLYQNYKIPQQRKTLLSHFSAPVRSVSENSLVAMDFSGRIGRVIDNPVEAQSAAMEEGHAWRKRSQRMNILGSHSPLHHSSLNSVIHIAQLWFHGRISREESHRIIHQQGQVDGLFLVRVSQSNPKAFVLTLCHHQKIKHFQILPCEEDGQVFFSLDDGATKFTDLIQLVEFYQLNRGVLPCKLKHPCTAVAL
- the grb10b gene encoding growth factor receptor-bound protein 10 isoform X2, which produces MAVAGCPDYFLHHPKYQQDNIDRSSNHRQADLIGPAFQQTAHRSSPNHQEDDVDLEALVNDMNSSLESLYSTCSGQQTESTPLLHNGQPCSSHHQHHHQHHHHHHHHIPHNQPRHSHPSDGLSHVSPELPSSSSVDSPQTGLRRSQPMHILAVRSLQEEEQQLRTSSLPAIPNPFPELCSPASSPVLSPGSLPPGEPPTDNYIVKIFSEDGMGKVVEIPADMTARDLCQLLVYKSHCVDDNSWALVEHHPLLGLERCLEEHELVVQVQASMNSDSRFLFRKNYAKYEFFRNPLTFFPEHMVAWCQESSRTIPPSQLLQNFLASTSCPEIQGYLYVKELGRKSWKKVYMFLRRSGLYCSTKGTSKEPRHLQLVADLEDSNIFTVITGKKQHGAPTDYGFCVKPNKGRGEMKELRMFCAEDEQGRTCWMTAFRLFKYGIVLYQNYKIPQQRKTLLSHFSAPVRSVSENSLVAMDFSGRIGRVIDNPVEAQSAAMEEGHAWRRSQRMNILGSHSPLHHSSLNSVIHIAQLWFHGRISREESHRIIHQQGQVDGLFLVRVSQSNPKAFVLTLCHHQKIKHFQILPCEEDGQVFFSLDDGATKFTDLIQLVEFYQLNRGVLPCKLKHPCTAVAL
- the grb10b gene encoding growth factor receptor-bound protein 10 isoform X4; translation: MNSSLESLYSTCSGQQTESTPLLHNGQPCSSHHQHHHQHHHHHHHHIPHNQPRHSHPSDGLSHVSPELPSSSSVDSPQTGLRRSQPMHILAVRSLQEEEQQLRTSSLPAIPNPFPELCSPASSPVLSPGSLPPGEPPTDNYIVKIFSEDGMGKVVEIPADMTARDLCQLLVYKSHCVDDNSWALVEHHPLLGLERCLEEHELVVQVQASMNSDSRFLFRKNYAKYEFFRNPLTFFPEHMVAWCQESSRTIPPSQLLQNFLASTSCPEIQGYLYVKELGRKSWKKVYMFLRRSGLYCSTKGTSKEPRHLQLVADLEDSNIFTVITGKKQHGAPTDYGFCVKPNKGRGEMKELRMFCAEDEQGRTCWMTAFRLFKYGIVLYQNYKIPQQRKTLLSHFSAPVRSVSENSLVAMDFSGRIGRVIDNPVEAQSAAMEEGHAWRKRSQRMNILGSHSPLHHSSLNSVIHIAQLWFHGRISREESHRIIHQQGQVDGLFLVRVSQSNPKAFVLTLCHHQKIKHFQILPCEEDGQVFFSLDDGATKFTDLIQLVEFYQLNRGVLPCKLKHPCTAVAL